The region TAAAAACCCGAAAGCCGTTCCTGAAAAAGAGGCAGCTTTCGGGTTTTTTGCGTTTCATACCCGAACGATATCCTCGCTTCGGCAATTATTATTTTCTATTTTCTTAATATTCTATTCGGTAAATTGCCTCTCCGTTTTCGGCGAATCGGAAAAGAATCTGCAGACAGTATACGTAACCGGCGACGCCTTGAACGTAAGAATCCGTCCGGATCGACAGTCGGAGAAGTTGGGATTCTTACCATACGGCACGAAAATCCTAGTCGAAAAGGCCCAAACTTTCGAGGTCCAAAACCGCTCTAAGATCTATTGGTTCTACTTTCCGGAAATGCAAGGATACATTTTCGGAGACTATCTGTCCGATTCTCCTCCTCCAAAAAGCAAAAAGAAGGCTAGCCTATATCTTTACTCAGGAGATAATTGCGGTTATTATCAAAATGAAACGTTGACCCTCCAGGATGGAATCGCCAGACTCGAAATAGATTGGGAAGAAGAAGGAGGTTTTTGTTCCAAGGGATTACTCGAAGGAATCGTCTCCTTTCGAAACGGAAGGATGTCGATTTCCCAATGGAAAGGAAATCGCTTAAAGGACCATTGCTCTTCCGCTTCCGAAACGGATCCTAAACTTACCGAGGACGATCTCAAAAAAAGATTAATGTTTTACGCGGGAATCGAAGAAGATCTCGAATTATATTATGATCCTCTGTTGGATGGCTACGCAACGGAAAAGATCATCCAGATGTACAAATCCGGAAAATGGAAAATCGACAAAAAGAGCTGCTCCATTCGCCAAGACCACGAATGCAAATATTCCGACAAAAATACCACACAATCTTTAGGTTATTTTTGTTTTAGAAATTCTCGAACTTGATCGCGAGTATTTAATTTCCACTATGGAGCACAAGAAATGCAGCTTCTTGATCCTGCTCGAATTTGAATATCTGCTCCAACTCGCTTTTTAGAGTGAAACAATTTGGTTTGTAGTACAATTTCCAAGTTTCAACCAAATGACTTTCGGGGGAAATCCGAATAAAAAACTCCAGAATATCGTATACCGTAATTCACAAATCACGAATGCAAGGCTTTCCGGCCCTCCTGTTCGGATCAATCGATATGCGATCTTTATACTGCATTCATAAAATATTAAGAGTTTTCTTTCAAAAGTCGAGCAAAGGAATCCTCACCTTGCAGAACGAATTCCTTAAACTAGATTCACAGCTTTGATCGCGGAACTTAAGGCCGCTTCCACTGTGCCCGTGATTTCGCCGGTATGTTCTCCCGCAAAGAAGATTCGATCGAACGGTTTTCGCAAATTGATTTCCGAACCGAAACTCCCCGGGGGAAAAGTAGCGATTCCGTTGGGAACGTAATCCTTACTCGGTTCCGTGGAATAC is a window of Leptospira wolffii serovar Khorat str. Khorat-H2 DNA encoding:
- a CDS encoding SH3 domain-containing protein, with amino-acid sequence MSLKNPKAVPEKEAAFGFFAFHTRTISSLRQLLFSIFLIFYSVNCLSVFGESEKNLQTVYVTGDALNVRIRPDRQSEKLGFLPYGTKILVEKAQTFEVQNRSKIYWFYFPEMQGYIFGDYLSDSPPPKSKKKASLYLYSGDNCGYYQNETLTLQDGIARLEIDWEEEGGFCSKGLLEGIVSFRNGRMSISQWKGNRLKDHCSSASETDPKLTEDDLKKRLMFYAGIEEDLELYYDPLLDGYATEKIIQMYKSGKWKIDKKSCSIRQDHECKYSDKNTTQSLGYFCFRNSRT